The Xyrauchen texanus isolate HMW12.3.18 chromosome 38, RBS_HiC_50CHRs, whole genome shotgun sequence genome window below encodes:
- the LOC127632119 gene encoding synaptosomal-associated protein 25-like, which translates to MAADSTMRSEVEELQRRANQVTDESLEITRNMKLLLEESKDAGIRTLVMLDEQGEQLDRIDEGLDQINKDMKEAEKNLTDMARCCGLCIWPCTKLKDFEASGAYKKVWGNNQDGVVSSQLSSRVVDEREKMTMSGGYIRRVTNDTKEDEMEENLAQVGSILGNLRSMALDMGNEIDTQNVQIERIQSKAMVNESRINEANQRATKLIPR; encoded by the exons ATGGCTGCCGACTCCACCATGAGATCTGAAGTAGAGGAGCTGCAGAGGAGGGCCAATCAGGTGACAGATGAG TCCCTAGAGATCACTAGAAACATGAAGCTTCTGTTAGAGGAG AGTAAAGATGCTGGAATCAGGACACTTGTTATGTTGGACGAGCAGGGAG AACAACTGGACCGCATCGATGAGGGCTTGGATCAGATCAACAAGGACATGAAGGAAGCTGAGAAAAATCTCACTGACATGGCCAGGTGTTGCGGTCTCTGCATCTGGCCATGTACAAA GCTAAAAGACTTTGAAGCAAGTGGGGCTTATAAGAAGGTATGGGGTAACAATCAGGATGGGGTGGTGTCTAGCCAGCTCTCTTCCCGAGTGgtggatgagagagagaaaatgacgaTGAGCGGTGGATATATTAGAAG AGTGACCAACGATACAAAGGAGGATGAAATGGAGGAAAACTTGGCCCAGGTAGGCAGTATCCTTGGCAACCTCAGAAGCATGGCACTTGACATGGGCAATGAAATCGACACTCAGAATGTCCAGATTGAACGCATACAGAGCAAG gcCATGGTCAACGAGTCCCGCATCAATGAGGCCAATCAGAGGGCCACAAAGCTTATACCAAGATAA
- the LOC127632106 gene encoding uncharacterized protein LOC127632106 — protein sequence MSEYLGYLYRGPDGNLMRFKKRKSRFTFQEVELLLSEVMTKRHILVGNLSISKDLKNRTWASVTACINKISECHREVIEVIKKWADLKCDTKRRVVAMRASGATPAQIAQELSPVETMVHQILLMSNKNTSTLANYELVDEDDEDFPGVSEIPHGSSEFANGSPHLFSLPMPPPFPTRIPSKGDMELSTNMMFNNSAVPLKELQTDTLEKEDGNMQFIGPSQEEQNAAGVPEFRSRPSAEKGPVQEKPHHNTFNGPSAARVWTFIPPPGASSSRSVPTHPRPTPASLDPCRLQDRLTQSASLSLQEQQATTQLIGSLSHSLESLAESVQKLVHTQQQFSRDTLQLQRDTLHILRTFSTNTLNLLQDKVNGQP from the exons ATGTCGGAGTATCTGGGATACCTATACAGAGGGCCAGATGGCAATTTGATGcggtttaagaaaagaaaatcacGGTTCACATTCCAAGAGGTTGAGCTGCTGCTGAGTGAGGTGATGACAAAACGGCATATTCTAGTCG GAAATCTGAGCATTTCAAAGGACTTGAAAAACCGTACTTGGGCTTCTGTGACAGCATGTATCAACAAGATCAGTGAGTGTCACCGAGAGGTCATCGAAGTTATCAAGAAATGGGCAGACCTCAAGTGCGACACCAAGCGGAGGGTGGTGGCCATGAGGGCATCAGGTGCCACGCCTGCCCAAATTGCACAAGAGCTGTCGCCTGTAGAAACCATGGTACACCAGATCCTTCTGATGTCTAACAAAAACACAAGCACTTTGGCAAATTATGAGCTAGTAGACGAAGACGACGAGGACTTTCCTGGTGTCTCTGAGATACCACATGGCTCCTCAGAATTTGCAAATGGCAGTCCTCATTTGTTCAGTTTACCAATGCCACCTCCTTTCCCCACAAGAATCCCAAGCAAAGGAGATATGGAGCTATCTACTAATATGATGTTCAACA ATTCAGCAGTGCCTCTTAAGGAACTCCAAACTGACACATTAGAAAAGGAAG ATGGTAACATGCAGTTTATTGGACCAAGCCAAGAAGAGCAGAATGCCGCTGGTGTCCCTGAATTCCGCAGCCGTCCCAGTGCTGAGAAAGGCCCAGTTCAAGAAAAACCTCATCACAACACATTTAATGGCCCTTCAGCTGCCAGAGTTTGGACTTTTATTCCACCTCCTGGGGCCTCATCATCACGTTCAGTTCCTACTCACCCCCGTCCCACCCCAGCTTCTCTGGATCCATGCAGGCTGCAGGATCGTCTAACCCAGAGTGCCTCACTCAGCCTGCAAGAACAGCAGGCCACCACACAGCTGATAGGGTCGCTGTCTCACTCACTTGAGTCACTTGCAGAATCAGTGCAGAAATTGGTCCACACCCAGCAGCAGTTTTCACGTGACACCTTACAACTTCAGCGTGACACACTCCATATCCTGCGTACCTTCTCCACCAACACTTTGAATCTCCTGCAGGACAAGGTCAATGGACAGCCATAA
- the LOC127632110 gene encoding XIAP-associated factor 1-like gives MEAQEVVLCTHCNKDVAKANFDLHEPHCKRFLCLCPDCDESVPRDQLEEHKAQQHAQVKCGKCNKKMERRQLLDHETDECSERPQICEFCQLELPLSSLMEHSLSCGSRTERCSDCGHYVKLKDQLHHAQICGSTPPTLKSPSPEEDAFGTDEDSIKQCWKCLKYIPTDGLDKHVLACNHSLQYVRDEDVEDPGPGISAADTADFSFSSLQKVKRDNIERDLDRISTCPLCHLALPMKTLEWHEKKCELHKHLGLPQ, from the exons ATGGAGGCACAAGAAGTGGTTTTATGTACCCACTG CAATAAAGATGTGGCGAAGGCCAACTTTGACCTACATGAACCACACTGTAAGAGGTTTCTGTGTCTCTGCCCTGACTGTGATGAGTCTGTCCCTCGAGATCAGCTAGAGGAGCATAAAGCCCAACAGCATGCACAG GTAAAATGTGGGAAGTGCAATAAAAAGATGGAAAGAAGGCAGCTGTTGGACCACGAG ACAGATGAGTGCTCAGAGAGGCCACAGATCTGTGAGTTCTGTCAGCTAGAGCTTCCTCTGAGCAGTCTAATGGAGCACAGCTTGTCCTGTGGGAGTCGCACAGAGCGCTGCTCTGATTGTGGCCACTACGTCAAACTGAAAGACCAGCTCCATCACGCTCAGATCTGCGGTTCTACCCCTCCAACACTGAAGAGCCCTAGTCCAGAAGAAGATGCGTTTGGCACAGATG AGGATTCCATCAAGCAGTGTTGGAAATGTTTGAAATACATTCCTACTGATGGACTGGATAAGCATGtg ctggcttgcaaccactcctTACAATATGTAAGAGATGAGGATGTTGAAGATCCCGGCCCTGGGATCAGTGCTGCAGACACTGCAGATTTCTCCTTTTCATCACTTCAGAAGGTGAAGAGAGACAACATTGAGAGGGACCTAGATAGGATAAGCACTTGTCCACTTTGTCATCTGGCACTTCCTATGAAGACACTTGAATGGCATGAG aaaaaatgtgaacttcataaacatctgggactGCCACAATGA